One genomic region from Evansella sp. LMS18 encodes:
- a CDS encoding peptidylprolyl isomerase: protein MKKYGLTGILIASAILATGCTDEEQSSEAASASEVDSEIVVETTAGTITKEELYEELLSRHGKEVLQDLITRQVLNDKYEIGEEQIDQEVDLYKNQYGDDFEQWLEHLNFENEEAFREAVLLALLQDEAKADGVEISEEEMEEMYTRLITEVNASHILVEEEELALEIKEKLDNGEDFSELAKEYSIDSSNAEDGGELGFFTSGMMVEPFEIAAFSLEEGEISDPVETEFGYHLIKVLEKQEMDDVNQSFDEMKGDIRRMLVDEKLELSEAQKKIADMLDEAVTDISIEGMEDIFNLESFETEPEEE, encoded by the coding sequence ATGAAAAAATATGGTCTTACAGGAATTTTAATTGCTTCAGCAATCCTTGCTACAGGATGTACTGATGAGGAGCAAAGCTCTGAGGCGGCAAGTGCAAGTGAGGTGGATTCAGAAATCGTTGTTGAAACTACCGCCGGCACAATCACCAAGGAAGAATTATATGAGGAGCTGCTGTCCCGGCATGGTAAAGAAGTGTTGCAGGATCTCATTACCAGACAGGTTCTGAATGATAAGTATGAAATTGGAGAAGAGCAGATTGACCAGGAGGTCGACCTTTATAAAAACCAGTATGGTGATGATTTTGAACAGTGGCTTGAGCATTTGAATTTTGAAAATGAAGAAGCTTTCAGGGAGGCGGTGCTTCTTGCGCTTCTGCAGGACGAAGCAAAAGCTGACGGTGTTGAAATCAGCGAAGAAGAGATGGAAGAGATGTATACCCGCTTAATAACCGAGGTAAATGCCTCACATATTCTGGTTGAAGAGGAAGAACTAGCACTGGAGATAAAAGAAAAACTGGATAACGGGGAAGACTTCTCCGAACTTGCTAAAGAATATTCGATAGACAGCTCAAATGCAGAAGATGGAGGAGAGCTCGGCTTTTTCACCTCGGGCATGATGGTTGAGCCATTCGAGATTGCCGCTTTTTCACTGGAAGAAGGCGAGATCAGTGACCCGGTGGAAACGGAGTTCGGCTACCATCTCATTAAAGTGCTGGAAAAGCAGGAAATGGATGATGTTAACCAGTCATTTGATGAAATGAAAGGAGATATCCGGAGAATGCTCGTTGACGAAAAGCTGGAATTATCTGAAGCACAGAAGAAAATCGCTGATATGCTCGACGAAGCTGTAACCGACATCTCCATAGAAGGTATGGAAGATATATTTAACCTGGAAAGCTTTGAAACTGAACCAGAAGAAGAGTAA
- a CDS encoding TetR/AcrR family transcriptional regulator, giving the protein MNQGDRRIQRTKKLIRNTFAELIEEKGLHHVTIKDLTERADINRGTFYLHYLDKYDLLEQSEDELLHGIKMIAQELDNANRENLQNGQEPPPAGEKYFSFLQENGLFVKAILGPKGDPGFQTKMKALIANQIKGRLLSGNPENMPVPQEYLIAYLVSAHLGVVQHWIEGGFKKTPKEMARIISNMNFYGPLAAGGLKD; this is encoded by the coding sequence ATGAATCAGGGAGACCGGAGAATCCAGCGAACTAAAAAACTGATCAGGAACACATTTGCTGAGCTGATTGAGGAAAAAGGTTTGCATCATGTAACTATAAAGGATTTAACAGAACGGGCAGATATTAACCGGGGAACTTTCTATCTGCATTATTTAGATAAGTATGATCTGCTGGAGCAAAGTGAAGATGAACTTCTGCACGGGATAAAAATGATCGCCCAGGAACTGGATAATGCCAATAGGGAAAACCTTCAAAATGGACAAGAACCTCCTCCTGCTGGTGAAAAATATTTTAGTTTTTTACAGGAAAATGGTCTTTTTGTAAAAGCTATTTTAGGTCCTAAAGGAGATCCTGGTTTCCAGACAAAAATGAAAGCTCTTATTGCAAACCAAATAAAAGGGCGTCTTTTATCAGGGAATCCAGAGAATATGCCTGTCCCGCAGGAGTATTTAATTGCTTATCTTGTATCTGCACACCTTGGGGTTGTCCAGCATTGGATAGAAGGGGGATTCAAAAAGACCCCTAAAGAAATGGCACGAATTATTTCGAACATGAACTTCTACGGACCTCTGGCAGCTGGTGGATTAAAAGATTAA
- a CDS encoding isoprenylcysteine carboxylmethyltransferase family protein: MMTKKSSVFSHLVSILVLPFNVTVLIPALLLFYFSNSLFWGTEIPLSILIMLVGIGFLLGGLTLVALTIAQFASRGKGTLAPWDPPKKLVVSGPYRYTRNPMISGVVLILLGEVIISGSLPLSVWFVLFTSVNYSYFIIGEEPQLSKKFGEDYLEYKRNVPRLIPRRTPWTPDKKE, encoded by the coding sequence ATGATGACTAAAAAGTCTTCCGTGTTCTCTCATTTAGTTTCTATCCTTGTTTTGCCTTTTAATGTTACGGTCCTTATTCCTGCATTATTACTGTTTTACTTTTCCAATTCTTTATTCTGGGGAACTGAGATACCTCTGAGCATTTTAATAATGTTAGTTGGTATTGGGTTTTTGCTGGGTGGACTCACTTTAGTTGCTTTAACGATCGCTCAATTTGCCAGTAGGGGGAAAGGGACACTGGCTCCTTGGGATCCGCCAAAAAAGTTAGTAGTGTCCGGTCCATATCGGTATACACGTAATCCAATGATAAGCGGGGTTGTTTTAATCCTGCTTGGAGAAGTAATTATTTCAGGGTCGTTACCTTTGTCAGTTTGGTTTGTCCTTTTTACATCTGTAAATTATTCGTATTTCATCATTGGAGAGGAACCACAGCTGTCAAAAAAGTTCGGCGAAGATTATCTGGAATACAAAAGAAATGTACCACGGTTAATTCCAAGACGAACACCTTGGACACCGGACAAAAAGGAATAA
- a CDS encoding primary-amine oxidase, whose amino-acid sequence MEIKEKTQLINHPLEPLTAEEIREAVAIVKEKQNLSLSARFVQVVLYEPLKETVLSFEKGDPVIREAFMIILDNETEKTYEAVVSLTAKDVLSWEYIPGVQPGVMLDEFEQCEQVVKNSPEFQAALLKRGITDPDLVMVDPWSAGNFGIKEDEGKRLARAICWVKKFADDNGYAYPLTGVVAYVDLHKMKIHRFEDHGIRELPPNDGNYTPETSDSITLRTDLKPLEIVQPEGPSFEIDGHYIKWQKWHIRFGFTPREGLVLHQVGYEDKGKIRPILYRAALSEMVVPYGDSSYAHNTQNAFDAGEYGLGQLANSLTLGCDCLGEIRYFDAVMTDSTGEVRTIPNAICLHEEDYGVAWKHTDWRTEKVEVRRSRRLVLSFFCTVGNYDYGFYWSFYQDGTIENEVKLTGILNTGTYDESGQSKYGTEVAPKMNAAYHQHFFNFRLDTMLDGINNSVVEINTVPEEKGPDNPNNNGFYIETNTFKTEAEAQRNMDLASQRTWKIINPDSLNAVGTPVGYRILPGENCFPFANDDSSLMKRAGFLKNHLHVTKFDPTEKYATGNYPYQHPGGDGLPKYAAANRNIENEDVVVWYTMGHHHITRPEDWPVMPTAYINFQLKPAGFFDRNPAIDLPRPKAKTGASCHSDKGSSCH is encoded by the coding sequence ATGGAAATCAAGGAAAAAACTCAATTAATTAACCACCCGCTGGAACCGCTAACTGCAGAGGAAATCAGAGAAGCCGTTGCAATAGTAAAGGAAAAGCAGAACCTCTCCCTCTCGGCCCGTTTTGTACAAGTTGTTCTCTACGAGCCTCTGAAAGAAACTGTCCTTTCTTTTGAAAAAGGAGATCCGGTTATACGGGAAGCGTTTATGATTATACTTGATAATGAAACGGAAAAAACATATGAAGCTGTCGTTTCGCTCACAGCTAAAGATGTGCTTTCATGGGAATATATTCCCGGAGTACAGCCCGGGGTCATGCTGGATGAATTTGAGCAGTGCGAACAGGTAGTAAAGAACAGCCCGGAATTTCAGGCGGCGCTTTTAAAACGGGGAATTACGGACCCTGACTTAGTGATGGTCGACCCCTGGTCTGCAGGTAATTTTGGGATAAAAGAGGATGAAGGCAAACGGCTGGCGAGAGCCATTTGCTGGGTGAAAAAATTTGCTGACGATAATGGCTACGCCTATCCCCTGACAGGGGTTGTCGCTTATGTGGATCTTCATAAGATGAAAATCCACCGTTTTGAAGACCATGGCATCCGTGAGCTCCCGCCTAATGACGGAAACTACACACCTGAAACATCAGACAGTATCACGCTGAGGACAGATTTAAAGCCACTGGAAATCGTCCAGCCGGAGGGGCCGAGCTTTGAAATTGACGGCCATTATATCAAATGGCAGAAATGGCACATCCGCTTCGGGTTTACTCCCCGGGAAGGATTGGTCCTCCACCAGGTGGGATATGAGGATAAAGGAAAAATCCGGCCTATTCTCTACCGGGCAGCACTATCGGAAATGGTTGTCCCTTATGGAGACTCGAGCTATGCCCATAATACCCAGAACGCCTTCGACGCCGGTGAATACGGGCTGGGGCAGCTGGCAAACTCCTTAACCTTAGGCTGTGACTGCCTCGGTGAAATCCGTTATTTTGACGCGGTCATGACAGACAGCACCGGAGAAGTTCGCACAATTCCAAATGCGATATGCCTCCATGAAGAAGATTACGGTGTGGCATGGAAACATACGGACTGGAGAACGGAGAAAGTGGAAGTGCGGAGGTCCCGCAGATTAGTACTCTCCTTCTTCTGTACTGTCGGCAACTATGACTACGGTTTCTACTGGAGTTTTTACCAGGATGGCACGATAGAAAACGAGGTGAAACTGACAGGAATATTAAATACTGGAACATATGATGAAAGCGGCCAATCCAAATATGGCACCGAAGTCGCGCCAAAAATGAACGCCGCCTACCACCAGCACTTTTTCAATTTCCGGCTGGATACCATGCTCGATGGGATAAATAATTCTGTCGTTGAAATTAATACAGTGCCTGAAGAAAAAGGGCCTGATAATCCAAATAATAACGGCTTTTATATTGAAACAAATACGTTTAAAACAGAAGCGGAAGCACAAAGAAACATGGACCTTGCTTCCCAGCGAACATGGAAAATTATTAATCCGGACTCCCTGAACGCAGTTGGTACCCCTGTAGGTTACAGGATTCTCCCTGGTGAGAACTGTTTTCCGTTTGCTAATGATGACTCGAGTCTAATGAAACGTGCTGGATTTTTGAAAAATCATTTACATGTAACTAAATTTGATCCAACCGAAAAATATGCGACGGGCAATTATCCATACCAGCATCCAGGAGGTGACGGTCTGCCTAAATACGCAGCTGCAAACCGAAACATAGAGAATGAAGATGTTGTAGTTTGGTATACGATGGGCCACCATCATATCACCCGCCCGGAAGACTGGCCGGTAATGCCTACCGCCTATATTAATTTTCAGCTGAAGCCTGCTGGTTTCTTTGACCGGAACCCTGCGATCGACCTGCCGCGGCCGAAAGCCAAGACAGGCGCCTCATGTCATTCTGATAAAGGGTCGTCGTGTCACTGA
- a CDS encoding helix-turn-helix domain-containing protein, whose product MLFFPSQPEIALNTYDYTEFQPPRGSRNKDITLFYQFRTKESAAEAIPVIPDGCIDCIFCCEPAHPDAVLWTSPYVRKIQPDFKKESVYFGVRFIPEQTTLQLKTPMHEIIDQNFPAESVAANFDTALLDQLLECNSFCERVKLFQRFFVNLTSKQKYDHKIIQYCSRRIYASNGTVTVRQLSEETGYSDRYVRNKFAEYIGFSPKQFCRIVKFQNSVHKITRDKHISQDLFLEIIQENGYYDHAHFNRDFKRLAGVTPTQFKRFLGRGKLEAADGML is encoded by the coding sequence ATGCTGTTTTTTCCTTCCCAGCCTGAAATAGCTTTAAATACATATGATTACACGGAGTTTCAGCCACCCCGGGGTTCACGGAATAAAGATATTACTTTGTTTTATCAGTTCAGAACTAAGGAATCTGCTGCTGAGGCTATCCCTGTTATTCCTGATGGGTGTATTGACTGTATTTTCTGCTGTGAACCTGCTCATCCTGATGCTGTGCTCTGGACAAGCCCATATGTGAGAAAAATACAGCCAGATTTCAAAAAGGAAAGTGTATATTTTGGCGTCAGGTTCATCCCGGAACAGACAACTCTGCAATTAAAAACCCCCATGCACGAGATAATCGATCAAAATTTCCCTGCAGAAAGCGTTGCAGCTAACTTTGACACTGCACTGCTTGATCAGCTTCTTGAATGCAATTCTTTTTGTGAAAGAGTTAAATTATTTCAGCGTTTTTTTGTTAACCTGACGAGCAAACAAAAGTACGATCATAAAATCATTCAATACTGCAGCAGGAGAATTTATGCGTCAAATGGAACAGTTACGGTCCGCCAGCTTTCAGAGGAAACAGGCTATTCAGACAGGTATGTACGCAACAAATTCGCAGAATATATTGGTTTTTCACCGAAGCAGTTCTGCAGGATTGTTAAATTCCAGAATTCCGTACATAAAATAACCCGGGATAAGCACATCTCCCAGGATTTATTTCTGGAAATTATCCAGGAAAATGGTTATTATGACCACGCTCATTTTAACCGGGATTTCAAGAGGCTGGCTGGCGTAACTCCCACTCAGTTCAAAAGGTTTCTGGGCAGAGGAAAACTTGAAGCAGCTGATGGCATGTTGTGA
- a CDS encoding DUF3784 domain-containing protein — protein MESTLIVMAGLVLLGILFSFGKGSFLIAGFNTMPKEERDKFDKTALTKFMGKMMFALAFSQVFMLLSDILEIGWLFYFGLALFFIIIFFILYYVNTGNRFKKIQ, from the coding sequence ATGGAAAGCACCTTAATCGTAATGGCTGGCCTGGTTCTGCTCGGTATACTGTTTTCTTTCGGAAAAGGCTCTTTCCTCATAGCCGGCTTCAATACAATGCCAAAGGAAGAAAGAGATAAATTTGACAAAACTGCGTTAACAAAATTTATGGGAAAAATGATGTTTGCCCTGGCCTTCAGTCAGGTTTTTATGCTGCTGAGCGACATACTGGAAATCGGATGGCTGTTTTATTTTGGGCTTGCTCTTTTTTTCATCATCATCTTTTTCATTCTTTACTATGTGAACACCGGGAACAGGTTTAAAAAAATACAGTAA
- a CDS encoding ribonuclease J, protein MEGFRLSGLSVFALGGLHEIGKNMYAVQYDDDIFLIDCGNKFPDESLLGIDLIIPDISFLIKNKEKVKGLIVTHGHEDHIGGIPFFLKELNVPVYATRFTIGLIELKLQDHKLLGTTDLKEIKEDTQLDFGSVQVEFFKVIHSIPDCLGVVFNTPEGTVVHTGDFKFDLTPATDEYSDIHKMAEIGKKGVLLLLSESTNAERPGLTPTERTVGEHVDEAFMKANGKVFLSTFASNVSRLQQAVDAAAKTGRKMALLGRTMVNVVEIAMERGYLTVPDGMLIDKRDINKLPPQQVAILCTGSQGEIMAALSRLSTGDFRDAEVLPGDTVILAAGPIPGNEKAVSRIVDNLYGLGANVIYGSGSSSGMHVSGHGYQEDLKLMLTLMRPKYFIPIHGELRMLHHHRMLAESVGVEEGNTFILKNGDVVDIQDGEARQTRSVHAGHSYVDGLGVGETGEIVLRDRRQLSEDGILIIFLTMNKTDKKLATNPDIISRGFVFEKESTELLNNINVLVSQTVNEMTGSKRNEWGMIKHELKKVAGDYLYKQTRKKPMILPFIIEV, encoded by the coding sequence ATGGAGGGATTTCGTTTGAGCGGTTTATCAGTGTTCGCTTTAGGAGGTTTGCATGAGATTGGAAAAAATATGTATGCCGTACAATATGATGATGACATATTTCTTATTGACTGCGGCAATAAATTCCCTGATGAAAGTTTGTTAGGGATTGACCTTATCATTCCTGATATAAGTTTTCTCATAAAGAATAAGGAGAAAGTGAAAGGGCTGATTGTCACCCACGGACATGAAGACCATATTGGCGGCATTCCGTTTTTCCTGAAGGAACTAAATGTTCCCGTATACGCAACAAGGTTTACGATCGGGTTAATCGAGCTGAAACTGCAGGACCATAAGCTCCTTGGGACTACAGATCTGAAAGAAATAAAGGAGGATACACAGCTGGATTTTGGAAGCGTCCAGGTTGAATTTTTTAAAGTCATCCATAGTATCCCTGACTGTTTAGGCGTTGTATTTAATACGCCGGAAGGTACTGTTGTTCATACAGGGGATTTTAAATTTGATCTGACACCAGCGACAGATGAGTATTCAGATATTCATAAAATGGCGGAAATCGGGAAGAAAGGTGTCCTTCTTCTTCTTTCCGAAAGTACAAACGCCGAACGTCCTGGCCTTACACCAACGGAAAGGACGGTTGGGGAGCATGTGGATGAAGCATTTATGAAAGCGAATGGGAAGGTATTTCTGTCGACTTTCGCTTCTAATGTAAGCCGTTTGCAGCAAGCCGTGGACGCAGCAGCAAAAACAGGCAGGAAAATGGCGTTGCTTGGCCGGACCATGGTGAATGTGGTGGAGATAGCGATGGAGAGAGGCTATCTGACTGTGCCTGACGGCATGCTTATTGATAAAAGGGATATCAACAAGCTTCCTCCGCAGCAGGTAGCAATATTGTGTACCGGGAGCCAGGGAGAAATAATGGCGGCTCTGTCCAGGCTTTCAACCGGAGATTTCCGGGATGCGGAAGTCCTTCCAGGAGATACCGTTATTCTTGCTGCAGGTCCGATTCCAGGGAATGAAAAAGCAGTAAGCCGTATCGTCGACAATTTATATGGACTGGGTGCAAATGTTATCTACGGTTCCGGAAGTTCTTCAGGAATGCATGTGTCAGGGCACGGTTACCAGGAAGACTTAAAACTGATGCTTACATTAATGCGGCCAAAATATTTTATTCCGATTCACGGGGAACTGCGGATGCTCCATCACCACCGTATGCTCGCTGAATCTGTTGGTGTGGAAGAAGGAAACACCTTTATTTTGAAAAATGGTGATGTGGTGGATATTCAGGACGGAGAAGCACGCCAGACGAGGTCCGTCCACGCAGGACATTCGTATGTAGACGGCCTTGGTGTAGGGGAAACTGGCGAGATTGTTCTTCGGGACAGAAGACAGCTTTCAGAAGATGGTATTCTTATTATCTTCCTGACGATGAACAAAACGGATAAAAAGCTTGCCACAAACCCTGATATTATTTCCCGCGGCTTTGTTTTCGAAAAGGAATCAACAGAGCTCTTAAATAACATAAATGTCCTCGTTTCCCAGACCGTGAATGAGATGACAGGGTCCAAAAGAAATGAATGGGGCATGATCAAGCATGAACTAAAAAAGGTGGCAGGGGACTACCTGTATAAACAGACAAGGAAGAAACCAATGATTCTGCCGTTTATTATTGAAGTTTAA
- a CDS encoding DNA topoisomerase III, translating to MKKSVVIAEKPSVARDIARVLNCHKKGNGFLEGDKYIVTWALGHLVTLADPEVYDEKYKTWKIEDLPMMPKNLKLTVIKKTSKQFHAVKSQLHRPDAGEIIIATDAGREGELVARWIIEKAKINKPIKRLWISSVTDKAIKEGFQKLKNGKQYENLYHAAVARSEADWYVGLNATRALTTKFNAQLSSGRVQTPTVAIIAKREEEIRNFKPKKYYGIKAKASEGLSLTWQDSHSGDIRTFSKEKADKLLEKTNKSQAKVTEINKKQKKSYAPQLYDLTELQRDANKAFGYSAKETLSIMQKLYEQHKVLTYPRTDSRYLSSDITDTLKDRIKACGNGGYTKLAHQLLKKPIKTNKSFVDDSKVSDHHAIIPTEETPIVSKFSDKERKIYDLVVKRFLAVMYPPFEYEQTTIKADLAGETFLAKGKTVLSPGWKEVYENKFEEDEENIDDMKEQLLPQLAKGDQLKIVSVNQTSGETKPPARFNEATLLSAMENPAKYMAGEEKDLAKTLQKTGGLGTVATRADIIEKLFNSFLIEKKGKDIFLTSKGKQLLDLVPEELRSPALTAEWEQKLEAIAQGKLAKNQFIGEMKDYAKSVVYEIKNSSKQYKHNNLTGTKCPDCGKNMLEVNTKTGKMHVCQDRECGHRKNISKTTNARCPKCKKKLELRGQGEGQVFVCRCGHKEKLSTFNERKKKEKNTKISKREVNKYMNKQSKENDEPFNPALADALAKLKLKE from the coding sequence ATGAAAAAAAGTGTTGTTATTGCAGAGAAGCCTTCTGTCGCCCGAGATATTGCGCGGGTGCTTAATTGCCATAAAAAAGGAAATGGTTTTCTTGAAGGCGACAAATATATTGTTACGTGGGCGCTCGGCCACCTTGTGACCCTCGCCGACCCTGAAGTTTACGATGAAAAGTACAAAACTTGGAAAATTGAAGATCTTCCAATGATGCCAAAGAACCTTAAACTGACGGTAATCAAAAAGACGAGCAAACAGTTCCATGCTGTAAAAAGCCAGCTCCACCGCCCTGATGCCGGTGAAATTATTATCGCTACTGACGCAGGCCGTGAAGGTGAGCTTGTAGCCCGCTGGATCATTGAAAAAGCAAAAATAAATAAGCCGATTAAACGGCTCTGGATTTCCTCCGTTACTGATAAAGCGATAAAAGAAGGGTTCCAGAAGCTCAAGAACGGCAAACAGTATGAAAATCTCTACCATGCAGCGGTCGCCCGTTCCGAAGCTGACTGGTATGTGGGTCTTAACGCTACGAGAGCACTTACAACAAAATTCAATGCTCAGCTCTCATCAGGCCGGGTGCAAACCCCAACTGTTGCGATTATCGCAAAACGAGAAGAAGAAATTCGTAATTTTAAGCCTAAAAAATATTATGGAATTAAAGCCAAAGCGAGCGAAGGCCTTTCTCTCACATGGCAGGACAGCCACTCCGGTGACATCCGTACCTTCTCAAAAGAAAAAGCGGATAAGCTGCTGGAGAAAACGAATAAAAGCCAGGCAAAAGTAACAGAAATAAATAAAAAACAGAAGAAAAGCTATGCTCCTCAGCTGTACGATCTTACAGAGCTGCAGCGTGACGCGAATAAAGCTTTCGGTTACTCAGCAAAAGAAACGCTTTCCATAATGCAGAAGCTCTATGAGCAGCATAAAGTACTCACCTACCCGAGAACCGATTCAAGATATTTATCAAGCGACATTACTGATACGCTGAAGGATCGGATTAAAGCATGCGGTAACGGAGGCTATACGAAGCTTGCCCACCAGCTGCTGAAAAAACCGATCAAAACGAATAAATCCTTTGTGGATGATTCCAAAGTGAGCGACCACCATGCGATTATCCCTACCGAGGAAACACCGATTGTAAGCAAGTTTTCCGATAAAGAGAGGAAAATTTATGACCTTGTTGTAAAACGATTTTTAGCAGTGATGTATCCTCCGTTTGAATACGAACAGACAACAATCAAGGCGGATCTTGCAGGTGAAACTTTCCTGGCAAAAGGGAAAACGGTCCTCTCTCCTGGCTGGAAAGAAGTATATGAAAACAAGTTTGAAGAGGACGAAGAAAACATTGATGATATGAAAGAGCAGCTTCTCCCCCAGCTGGCTAAGGGAGATCAGCTGAAAATCGTTTCTGTAAACCAGACATCCGGGGAAACGAAACCTCCTGCAAGGTTTAATGAGGCAACTCTTCTCTCCGCCATGGAAAATCCGGCGAAATATATGGCCGGCGAAGAAAAAGATCTTGCCAAAACACTGCAGAAAACAGGCGGTCTCGGTACTGTGGCCACCCGCGCGGATATTATTGAAAAGCTGTTCAATTCCTTCCTCATTGAAAAGAAAGGGAAGGATATTTTCCTCACTTCCAAAGGTAAGCAGCTTCTCGACCTTGTACCGGAAGAGTTACGGTCCCCTGCTCTTACCGCGGAGTGGGAGCAAAAACTTGAGGCAATTGCCCAGGGGAAACTGGCTAAAAACCAGTTCATCGGCGAGATGAAAGATTACGCCAAATCTGTCGTTTATGAAATTAAAAACAGCTCGAAACAATACAAACACAATAACCTCACTGGCACGAAATGCCCTGACTGCGGAAAAAACATGCTTGAAGTAAACACGAAGACAGGTAAAATGCATGTGTGCCAGGACAGGGAATGCGGCCACAGGAAAAATATTTCCAAGACGACAAATGCCCGATGCCCGAAATGTAAGAAGAAACTGGAACTGCGGGGACAAGGCGAAGGCCAGGTGTTTGTCTGCCGTTGCGGTCATAAAGAAAAGCTCTCCACCTTCAATGAAAGAAAGAAGAAAGAGAAAAACACGAAGATTTCAAAGCGTGAAGTTAATAAATATATGAACAAGCAAAGCAAGGAAAATGACGAGCCGTTTAACCCCGCCCTTGCCGATGCGCTTGCTAAACTGAAACTTAAAGAGTAA
- a CDS encoding MATE family efflux transporter: MTKSQVKNISLFAVTWPIFIESLLHMSLRTADTFMLSKVSDEAVASVGVANQLIMFMFFLFQFIAAGTSVVVAQYLGANKHDEIRKYTGNGILINFLFGIFISAILIAFSRQLLGLFSLEPALFDQARTFLIIVGGALVFQAMSITMSMVIQTHGFTKDTMIVSGCMNIINIFGNYLFIYGALGFPQWGVPGVALSTAVSQFLALIAYAIVLYYRVKLKLTWSDFIDFQKERLSKVLSIGIPSSIGNLSYNLSQIVTTAIITLLGTQMLATRIYTLNVLFLVIILGISLGRGSQIITGHLVGAGKMEEAYREGLRTIRISIIAAVVVALAVIAVREPLLRLFTNDPEIIEMGAILLLMGLLLEPGRCFNLVYGATLQATGDARFVMAVSIFVIWGLSVPMYYLFGIHFGWGLIGIWAAFIIDEWIRGIALWYRWRSRKWEKKALVKNKPEEIA, encoded by the coding sequence ATGACAAAATCACAAGTTAAGAATATCTCTCTTTTTGCTGTTACGTGGCCTATTTTTATTGAATCACTTCTGCATATGTCTTTAAGGACCGCAGATACTTTTATGCTTAGTAAAGTGTCAGACGAAGCAGTTGCTTCGGTTGGGGTAGCCAACCAGCTGATTATGTTTATGTTTTTTCTGTTTCAGTTTATTGCTGCAGGGACTTCTGTCGTAGTTGCACAGTATCTCGGCGCAAATAAACATGATGAAATCAGGAAGTATACAGGTAATGGAATTTTGATCAACTTTTTATTCGGTATCTTCATTTCCGCCATTCTTATTGCATTCAGCAGGCAGCTTCTTGGTTTATTTTCCTTAGAACCTGCGCTATTCGACCAGGCCAGGACATTCCTGATTATCGTCGGTGGGGCCCTCGTTTTTCAGGCAATGAGTATTACGATGTCCATGGTTATCCAGACGCACGGATTCACGAAAGATACAATGATTGTAAGCGGCTGTATGAACATCATTAATATATTCGGAAACTACTTATTCATATATGGAGCGCTTGGTTTTCCCCAGTGGGGAGTTCCCGGGGTAGCTCTGTCCACAGCAGTCAGCCAGTTTCTCGCTTTGATTGCTTATGCCATTGTTCTTTATTACAGGGTAAAGCTGAAGCTTACCTGGTCCGACTTTATTGATTTTCAAAAAGAAAGGCTCAGTAAAGTCCTCAGTATCGGGATTCCATCGTCTATCGGTAATCTCTCATATAATTTAAGCCAGATAGTGACTACGGCAATTATCACTCTTCTCGGCACACAAATGCTTGCAACAAGGATTTACACATTGAATGTCCTCTTTTTAGTTATCATTCTTGGCATTTCTCTTGGCAGGGGATCTCAGATAATTACAGGCCACCTTGTTGGTGCAGGTAAAATGGAGGAGGCTTACAGGGAAGGGCTGAGGACCATCAGGATCAGCATTATCGCTGCAGTCGTTGTTGCTCTTGCCGTTATAGCAGTGAGGGAACCGCTGCTCCGGTTATTTACGAACGATCCGGAGATCATTGAGATGGGTGCGATTCTTCTGCTGATGGGTCTGCTCCTTGAGCCTGGCAGATGCTTCAACCTCGTATACGGAGCAACTCTTCAGGCGACAGGGGATGCGCGCTTCGTGATGGCTGTTTCGATTTTCGTCATCTGGGGTCTCAGCGTACCAATGTACTATTTATTCGGCATCCATTTTGGATGGGGGCTGATCGGAATCTGGGCTGCCTTCATCATTGATGAATGGATTCGGGGAATAGCTCTTTGGTACCGCTGGAGAAGCAGAAAATGGGAAAAGAAAGCACTTGTTAAAAATAAGCCGGAGGAAATAGCGTGA